In Haloterrigena turkmenica DSM 5511, a single genomic region encodes these proteins:
- a CDS encoding Na+/H+ antiporter NhaC family protein, which produces MSGANDGTPDGDPTDAFVEGTGDEEPQITFYGGRGMSALPIGVFIVWAIVQTALWRISDTGGLIVGMLFGLVIGMFFVRGNWASYANTIFEGMTQPVAVTAIVAWIWAGIFAQLLQDGGFVGGLVWLADLAGVGAALFPAVTFVLAALFTTGIGTGYGAAVAFVTLFFPTGLLLGASPVLMFAAILSGAIFGDNLAPVSDTTIVSAVTQDSDIGGVVASRFKYVIIAAVLTFVGYVVAGQTMGGIETGASAGDLLAESSDPIGLVHLVSMGIVIGAAIAGRHIVEAISWGIVVAIAFNLVLGLASIGDIVTFSAPEDAPLAEPLAGLPILEIVSDPDAVGVSGSVMDGAAGFFELSILVLLIIAAAQIMIRGGAFEAILDWSLENLATNVRNAELTMVASAALINAIITINTAAEVAIGPYISKIGERFNLNGYRRANILDGQTAALGYIFPWSGGVLAGYGAMEQLPGEYEWLDAGMLVTPIDVVPYVFQGWLLVAVFVVAAFTGFGREYVTDRESEEVARV; this is translated from the coding sequence ATGAGTGGTGCTAATGACGGTACACCGGACGGCGATCCGACCGATGCGTTCGTCGAGGGAACGGGCGATGAAGAGCCGCAAATAACGTTTTACGGCGGTCGGGGGATGAGCGCGCTGCCGATCGGCGTGTTCATCGTCTGGGCGATCGTCCAGACGGCGCTGTGGCGCATCTCGGATACCGGCGGGCTGATCGTCGGGATGCTGTTCGGACTCGTGATCGGGATGTTCTTCGTCCGCGGGAACTGGGCGTCCTACGCCAACACGATCTTCGAGGGGATGACCCAGCCGGTCGCGGTGACGGCCATCGTGGCCTGGATCTGGGCCGGCATCTTCGCGCAGCTGTTACAGGACGGCGGCTTCGTCGGCGGCCTCGTCTGGCTCGCCGACCTGGCCGGCGTCGGCGCAGCGCTGTTCCCGGCCGTCACGTTCGTCCTCGCGGCGCTGTTCACGACGGGCATCGGGACGGGATACGGCGCGGCCGTCGCGTTCGTCACGCTGTTCTTCCCGACCGGACTCCTACTGGGTGCGAGTCCGGTCCTCATGTTCGCCGCGATCCTGTCGGGTGCGATCTTCGGCGATAACCTCGCGCCCGTCAGCGACACGACGATCGTCAGCGCCGTCACGCAGGATTCGGACATCGGTGGGGTCGTCGCCTCGCGGTTCAAGTACGTCATTATCGCCGCGGTCCTGACCTTCGTCGGGTACGTCGTCGCGGGACAGACGATGGGCGGCATCGAGACCGGCGCGAGCGCCGGCGACCTCCTCGCCGAGTCGAGCGACCCGATCGGACTCGTCCACCTCGTCTCCATGGGGATCGTGATCGGCGCGGCGATCGCCGGTCGACACATCGTCGAGGCGATCTCGTGGGGGATCGTCGTCGCCATCGCCTTCAACCTCGTCCTCGGGCTGGCGAGCATCGGCGATATCGTCACGTTCTCCGCGCCGGAGGATGCACCACTGGCCGAACCGCTCGCGGGCCTGCCGATTCTCGAGATCGTCAGCGATCCGGATGCGGTCGGCGTTTCCGGCAGCGTCATGGACGGCGCGGCCGGCTTCTTCGAACTCTCGATTCTGGTCTTGCTGATCATCGCGGCCGCACAGATCATGATCCGCGGGGGCGCGTTCGAGGCGATCCTCGACTGGTCGCTCGAGAACCTCGCGACGAACGTCCGTAACGCCGAACTCACGATGGTCGCCTCGGCGGCCCTGATCAACGCGATCATCACGATCAACACGGCAGCGGAGGTCGCGATCGGTCCCTACATCTCGAAGATCGGCGAGCGGTTCAACCTGAACGGCTACCGCCGGGCGAACATCTTGGACGGACAGACCGCCGCGCTGGGGTACATCTTCCCGTGGTCCGGCGGCGTCCTCGCCGGCTACGGGGCGATGGAGCAACTCCCCGGGGAGTACGAGTGGCTGGACGCGGGGATGCTCGTCACCCCCATCGACGTCGTGCCCTACGTCTTCCAGGGCTGGCTGCTGGTAGCGGTGTTCGTCGTCGCGGCGTTCACCGGCTTCGGCCGCGAGTACGTGACCGACCGCGAGAGCGAGGAGGTGGCTCGCGTATGA
- a CDS encoding DUF7513 family protein, with the protein MSLFGKYLKGWRFRSSEPTFEPGDEISVFVAESNGTDGRAYVGDTRLTIEGAGPETVEKRVRVRVTEFDRTDSRGRGEFLEVVGESSYTD; encoded by the coding sequence ATGAGCCTCTTTGGCAAGTACCTCAAGGGCTGGCGGTTCCGCAGTTCCGAACCGACGTTCGAACCCGGCGACGAGATCAGCGTCTTCGTCGCCGAGTCAAACGGAACCGACGGCCGCGCCTACGTCGGCGACACCCGCCTGACGATCGAGGGCGCCGGACCGGAGACCGTCGAGAAACGCGTCCGGGTCCGCGTGACCGAGTTCGACCGGACGGACTCGAGGGGACGCGGCGAGTTCCTCGAGGTCGTCGGCGAGAGTTCCTACACCGACTGA
- a CDS encoding DNA methyltransferase → MADDEGGQHRQSRLFTDDDGDFDAERAREESLPVEDGEVIDTDQLADHQRYVEGRGIYDERNRVNDLTGKEWKYATKSVIAESYPPALQHDLRSEHGGQKPPRLCAELIGRFSKAGDTVLDPFAGVGGTLLGASLCEHEGTGLREAIGFERNRRWIELYETALERENEERRERGEPPLAGQEMRHGDCADLIDEIDDGSVDLLLTDVPYWHMDELEQTRNERATRESKLGAFDAAAAPDEGDGEETAADEGTATETDAETETGTKAEWLEDMAAKFERFTDAVAPDGHLVVFIGDMYREQSYEFLSADLARAIESTAPVTLAANLIWYDPTKDLHVYGYPFSFVPSMVHQNVLVFRPETDS, encoded by the coding sequence ATGGCAGACGACGAGGGGGGCCAGCATCGCCAGAGCCGCCTGTTCACCGACGACGACGGGGATTTCGACGCCGAGCGCGCCCGCGAGGAGTCGCTCCCGGTGGAAGATGGCGAGGTGATCGACACCGACCAACTGGCCGACCACCAGCGCTACGTCGAGGGGCGGGGGATCTACGACGAGCGAAACCGGGTCAACGACCTCACCGGCAAGGAGTGGAAGTACGCGACGAAATCGGTGATCGCCGAGAGCTATCCGCCGGCCCTCCAGCACGACCTGCGCAGCGAACACGGCGGCCAGAAGCCGCCGCGGCTCTGTGCCGAACTGATCGGCCGGTTCAGCAAGGCCGGCGACACCGTCCTCGATCCGTTCGCCGGCGTCGGCGGCACGCTGCTCGGGGCGAGCCTCTGTGAACACGAGGGGACCGGGCTGCGCGAGGCCATCGGCTTCGAGCGGAATCGCCGATGGATCGAGCTCTACGAGACGGCCCTCGAGCGCGAGAACGAGGAGCGCCGCGAGCGCGGCGAGCCGCCGCTCGCCGGCCAGGAGATGCGCCACGGCGACTGCGCGGACCTGATCGACGAGATCGACGACGGCTCGGTCGACCTCCTGTTGACCGACGTTCCCTACTGGCACATGGACGAACTCGAGCAGACGCGCAACGAACGCGCGACTCGAGAGAGCAAACTGGGGGCGTTCGACGCGGCCGCCGCGCCCGACGAGGGCGACGGTGAGGAGACGGCGGCCGACGAGGGGACGGCGACCGAAACGGACGCGGAGACGGAAACCGGAACGAAAGCGGAGTGGCTCGAGGACATGGCCGCGAAGTTCGAGCGCTTTACCGATGCGGTCGCGCCGGACGGCCACCTCGTCGTCTTCATCGGCGACATGTACCGCGAGCAGTCCTACGAGTTCCTTTCCGCCGACCTCGCGCGGGCGATCGAATCGACCGCGCCGGTGACCCTCGCGGCGAACCTGATCTGGTACGATCCGACGAAGGACCTCCACGTCTACGGCTATCCGTTCTCGTTCGTGCCGTCGATGGTCCACCAGAACGTCCTCGTCTTCCGTCCCGAAACCGACAGCTAA
- a CDS encoding potassium channel family protein, protein MRFVIVGYGRVGSRTARIMTEEGHDVVVVDNDPDRIDRAESDGFETVQGDGADEATLVDAGIEDAAAIGTFTPDLNANFAACMVGDHHGCRTVLRIDEDYRQDIYEKYAADVDEIIYPERLGAAGAKTAMLGGDFNVVADIASNLQLTVLEIDDDSPAVGKRMSELELPGGARIYAHGRARESLTIPLPGTELAAGDEIAVITETDRAEEVRETLLPARA, encoded by the coding sequence ATGAGATTCGTCATCGTGGGGTACGGACGGGTCGGGTCACGAACCGCACGGATCATGACCGAGGAGGGGCACGACGTCGTCGTGGTCGACAACGATCCCGACCGGATCGATCGGGCCGAATCCGACGGGTTCGAGACGGTTCAGGGCGACGGGGCCGACGAAGCGACGCTCGTCGATGCGGGGATCGAGGACGCCGCCGCCATCGGCACCTTCACTCCCGATCTGAACGCCAACTTCGCGGCCTGCATGGTCGGCGACCACCACGGCTGCCGGACCGTCCTCCGGATCGACGAGGACTACCGCCAGGACATCTACGAGAAGTACGCCGCGGACGTCGACGAGATCATCTACCCCGAGCGCCTCGGCGCCGCCGGAGCCAAGACGGCCATGCTCGGCGGCGACTTCAACGTCGTCGCCGACATCGCGTCGAACCTGCAGCTGACCGTCCTCGAGATCGACGACGACTCGCCGGCGGTCGGCAAGCGAATGAGCGAACTCGAGCTCCCCGGTGGGGCACGGATCTACGCCCACGGGCGGGCACGCGAGTCGCTGACGATCCCGCTACCGGGAACCGAACTCGCCGCCGGCGACGAGATCGCGGTCATTACGGAGACCGACCGCGCCGAAGAGGTCCGGGAGACGCTCTTGCCCGCCAGGGCCTGA
- a CDS encoding glycerate kinase type-2 family protein translates to MIEDRERVATTDARDLALECVETGIEAGHPRRVIREAVTLEGSETPVESREGGSATDDTLRIADESYDLEAYDEVIVLGGGNAAAHVAAALEDVLGDRIDGGVVVTDDPVDTERVTVLEGDHPVPSQRGVESTRELLAAADAADEGTLVLAPITGGGSAVMPAPAGDVSLAALQETTDALLESGADIHEINAVRKHCSALKGGRLARRAAPATVVSLLLSDVVGNDLSVIASGPFAPDASTYEDALAVVDRYGIDLPDAVADRLERGAADEIDETPGPDDPAFETVPNHVVADGLTVLEAARDAAAERGYETLILSSRIRGEARDAATTHVAVAEEVQATGTPVSTPAVILSGGETTVTVRGDGAGGPNQEFATSAALDLKGGITVAAVDTDGIDGSTDAAGAIVDETSVDDSERARETLANNDVYPYLAERGDLIRTGPTGTNLNDLRVIVVE, encoded by the coding sequence GTGATCGAGGACCGCGAGCGGGTGGCGACCACCGACGCGCGCGACCTCGCCCTCGAATGCGTCGAGACCGGTATCGAGGCCGGCCATCCACGGCGCGTGATCCGTGAGGCGGTCACTCTCGAGGGTAGCGAGACTCCAGTGGAATCTCGAGAAGGCGGCTCCGCCACCGACGATACCCTCCGTATCGCGGACGAGAGCTACGATCTCGAGGCGTACGACGAGGTGATCGTTCTCGGCGGCGGAAACGCCGCCGCACACGTCGCCGCGGCCCTCGAGGACGTCCTCGGCGATCGGATCGATGGCGGCGTCGTCGTCACGGACGATCCCGTCGACACCGAGCGCGTCACCGTTCTCGAGGGCGACCACCCGGTCCCGAGCCAGCGCGGCGTCGAGAGCACGCGAGAACTGCTCGCGGCCGCCGACGCGGCCGACGAGGGGACGCTCGTGCTGGCGCCGATCACCGGTGGCGGGAGCGCGGTCATGCCCGCCCCCGCGGGCGACGTCTCGCTCGCGGCGCTCCAGGAGACGACGGACGCGCTGCTCGAGAGCGGTGCCGACATCCACGAGATCAACGCCGTCCGGAAACACTGCTCGGCGCTGAAGGGCGGCCGGCTGGCCCGCCGGGCGGCCCCCGCGACGGTCGTCTCGCTGCTCCTGAGCGACGTGGTCGGCAACGACCTGAGCGTGATCGCCAGCGGCCCCTTCGCTCCCGACGCGTCGACCTACGAGGACGCGCTCGCGGTCGTCGATCGGTACGGGATCGACCTCCCCGACGCCGTCGCGGACCGCCTCGAGCGCGGCGCGGCCGACGAAATCGACGAGACGCCGGGGCCCGACGACCCCGCCTTCGAGACCGTGCCGAACCACGTCGTCGCCGACGGCCTGACGGTCCTCGAGGCGGCCCGCGACGCGGCCGCCGAGCGAGGGTACGAGACGCTGATCCTCTCCTCGCGGATCCGCGGGGAGGCCCGCGACGCGGCCACGACCCACGTCGCCGTCGCAGAAGAGGTGCAGGCGACGGGGACTCCCGTCTCGACGCCGGCGGTGATCCTCTCGGGCGGCGAGACGACGGTGACGGTCCGGGGCGACGGCGCGGGCGGGCCGAACCAGGAGTTCGCGACGAGCGCCGCCCTCGACCTCAAGGGCGGGATCACCGTGGCCGCCGTCGACACGGACGGGATCGACGGCTCGACCGACGCTGCGGGGGCGATCGTCGACGAGACGTCGGTGGACGACAGCGAGCGGGCCCGCGAGACGCTCGCGAACAACGACGTCTACCCGTACCTCGCCGAGCGCGGGGACCTGATTCGCACCGGTCCGACGGGGACGAATTTGAACGACCTGCGCGTGATCGTCGTCGAGTAG
- a CDS encoding NCS2 family permease, whose product MGASDTLDDYFGVDERDSDVGTELVAGVTTFLAMSYIILVNPFILADAIQIQGYEYIEVVQMVAIGTIIASAVAIFVMAFYANRPFGLAPGMGLNVFFAYTVVLGMGIPWETALAAVFVEGIIFIVITAVGAREYVIRLFPEPVKFSVGAGIGIFLLFIGLLEMSVVVPDPDTAVTLGDLATSPAALLGLFGLFLTFVLWARGITGAIIIGIVATTVVGWLTYLTGIAGASVLPTALVSEGGELSFAVVTSPQYDISPLLFAFVDGLQGVDPLTFVLVVFTFFFVDFFDTAGTLIGVAQFGEFLDEDGNLPDIDRPLMADAVGTTVGAMVGTSTVTTYVESSTGVEEGGRTGLTALVVGLLFLASLVLIPLVAMIPAYASFIALVVVGIIMLEGVLDVEWDDPAWAVSAGLTITIMPLTYSIANGLAAGIIAYPIIKAATGEFDDVRHGQWLMALVLVGYFYVYTSGMLG is encoded by the coding sequence ATGGGGGCATCTGATACGCTCGACGACTACTTCGGGGTCGACGAACGCGACTCCGACGTTGGTACCGAACTCGTCGCGGGGGTCACGACGTTCCTCGCGATGTCGTACATTATTCTGGTCAATCCGTTTATTCTCGCGGACGCGATTCAGATTCAGGGATACGAATACATCGAGGTCGTCCAGATGGTCGCCATCGGGACGATCATCGCGTCGGCCGTCGCCATCTTCGTGATGGCCTTCTACGCGAATCGGCCCTTCGGCCTCGCGCCGGGGATGGGGCTGAACGTCTTCTTCGCGTACACGGTCGTTCTCGGGATGGGAATCCCGTGGGAAACGGCCCTCGCCGCGGTCTTCGTCGAGGGGATTATCTTCATCGTTATCACGGCTGTCGGGGCCCGCGAGTACGTGATTCGGCTGTTTCCCGAGCCGGTGAAGTTCTCCGTCGGCGCCGGGATCGGGATCTTCCTCCTGTTTATCGGGCTGCTCGAGATGTCGGTCGTCGTTCCGGATCCGGACACCGCGGTCACCCTCGGTGATCTCGCGACGAGTCCGGCGGCGCTGCTCGGCCTGTTCGGGCTGTTCCTGACGTTCGTCCTCTGGGCGCGCGGGATCACCGGCGCGATCATCATCGGGATCGTCGCGACGACGGTCGTCGGCTGGCTCACCTATCTGACGGGGATCGCGGGCGCGTCGGTCCTTCCGACGGCGCTCGTCAGCGAGGGCGGTGAGCTCTCGTTCGCGGTCGTCACGTCGCCTCAGTACGACATCTCGCCGCTGCTGTTCGCGTTCGTCGACGGCCTCCAGGGCGTCGATCCGCTCACGTTCGTCCTGGTCGTCTTCACGTTCTTCTTCGTCGACTTCTTCGACACCGCCGGCACGCTCATCGGCGTCGCCCAGTTCGGTGAGTTCCTCGACGAGGACGGGAACCTCCCCGACATCGACCGGCCGCTGATGGCCGACGCCGTCGGGACGACCGTCGGCGCGATGGTCGGCACCTCGACGGTCACGACGTACGTCGAGTCCTCAACCGGCGTCGAGGAGGGCGGCCGAACGGGACTGACGGCGCTGGTCGTCGGCCTCCTCTTTCTCGCCTCGCTCGTGCTCATTCCGCTGGTCGCGATGATCCCCGCCTACGCCTCGTTCATCGCGTTGGTCGTCGTCGGGATCATCATGCTCGAGGGCGTCCTCGACGTCGAGTGGGACGACCCGGCGTGGGCCGTCTCCGCCGGTCTGACGATCACCATTATGCCGCTGACCTACTCGATCGCCAACGGACTCGCGGCCGGGATCATCGCGTACCCGATCATCAAAGCCGCGACCGGAGAGTTCGACGACGTCCGGCACGGGCAGTGGCTCATGGCGCTGGTTCTCGTCGGGTACTTCTACGTCTACACGAGCGGCATGCTCGGCTAA
- a CDS encoding glutaredoxin family protein, translating into MADITMYELPGCPYCAKVRSKLDDLDLEYDVIEVPRSHDERTEVEKVSGQTGVPVITDEENGVEGMSESDDIVEYLEETYGEGAA; encoded by the coding sequence ATGGCCGACATCACGATGTACGAACTGCCCGGCTGTCCGTACTGTGCGAAAGTCCGCTCGAAACTCGACGACCTCGACCTCGAGTACGACGTAATCGAAGTCCCCCGCTCGCACGACGAGCGGACCGAAGTCGAGAAGGTCAGCGGCCAGACCGGCGTCCCCGTCATCACCGACGAAGAAAACGGCGTCGAGGGGATGTCCGAGAGCGACGACATCGTCGAGTATCTCGAGGAGACGTACGGCGAAGGCGCCGCGTAA
- a CDS encoding transcriptional regulator has protein sequence MSRSALVGNVTAMLEDAGFVVSDRCAIRPKSFDIAARRGEDLILVKILGNIDAFNEATGHEMRRLGTYLNATPLVIGLRSRDEDLKPDVTYFRHGVPVLSPDTAYNLFIEEVPPLIYAAPGGLYVNIDGDLLADERQDRDWSLGQLANELGVSRRTVSKYEDGMNASVEVAMELEDLFDAPLTSPVSVLEGADDVHETEATPDDPEADPDDEEVVAVLTRAGYEVHPTLRSPFKAVSHEEEEKDDDVVLTGHSEFTKAAEKRARIMSSIGHVTHTHSVYVVDRAKQESVDGTALVEREELEQLRDAAELRKVIRERAEHEEAA, from the coding sequence ATGTCCCGCTCCGCACTGGTCGGCAACGTAACCGCGATGTTAGAGGACGCGGGATTCGTGGTCAGCGACCGGTGTGCGATCCGGCCGAAGAGTTTCGACATCGCTGCGCGCCGGGGAGAGGACCTCATTCTGGTCAAGATCCTCGGCAACATCGACGCGTTCAACGAGGCGACGGGCCACGAGATGCGACGGCTCGGAACCTACCTCAACGCGACGCCGCTGGTCATCGGTCTGCGGAGTCGCGACGAGGACCTCAAACCCGACGTGACCTACTTCCGACACGGCGTCCCCGTCCTCAGCCCCGACACGGCGTACAACCTGTTCATCGAGGAGGTGCCGCCGCTGATCTACGCAGCACCCGGCGGCCTCTACGTCAACATCGATGGCGACTTGCTCGCCGACGAACGCCAGGACAGGGATTGGAGCCTCGGCCAACTGGCCAACGAACTCGGCGTCTCCCGCCGAACCGTCTCGAAGTACGAGGACGGCATGAACGCCTCCGTCGAGGTCGCGATGGAACTCGAGGACCTGTTCGACGCGCCACTGACGAGCCCCGTCTCCGTCCTCGAGGGGGCCGACGACGTCCACGAGACGGAGGCGACGCCGGACGACCCCGAAGCCGACCCCGACGACGAGGAGGTCGTCGCCGTCCTCACGCGGGCCGGCTACGAGGTTCATCCGACGCTTCGCTCGCCGTTTAAAGCCGTCAGCCACGAGGAAGAAGAGAAGGACGACGACGTCGTGCTTACCGGCCACTCCGAGTTCACGAAAGCCGCGGAGAAGCGCGCCCGCATCATGAGTTCGATCGGCCACGTCACCCACACCCACTCGGTCTACGTCGTCGACCGCGCCAAACAGGAGTCCGTCGACGGCACCGCGCTGGTCGAACGCGAGGAGCTCGAGCAACTCCGCGACGCGGCCGAACTGCGGAAGGTCATCCGCGAGCGCGCCGAGCACGAAGAGGCGGCCTGA
- a CDS encoding tRNA(Ile)(2)-agmatinylcytidine synthase encodes MTVVGLDDTDSRDRGMCTTYVAARIAERLRREGCAVERCLLVRLNPAVEYKTRGNAALAIHTDAEPDRAFDVARERLEALAETADERTHPGLVVTDEDPATVPGEVSVFTRRAIRDHLEISEAVDLLERRGYRSWSVGDGRGRIGALAAVGAWNALEEWTHEHISYRESDRWGTPREVDRESVFVAADRGYPEVWDTVDRGESETVCVPHTPGPILHGIRGDDPDAVRNVADRIEGESVASSQLFVTNQGTDVHLRDAKLATVEDDRAYRTDGRVASEPETRRGGHVFVTLEAVGDTATRGDDRERLECTAFEPTKRFRDRVRALRVGDRLTVCGEVSRGTLKLEKFAVRDLVTTERVTPTCPDCERRMESAGRNQGYRCRDCGTSADGKAERPLERDLEVGWYEVPPCARRHIAKPLVRGGFDAPTHPER; translated from the coding sequence ATGACCGTCGTCGGACTCGACGATACCGACTCCCGCGACCGCGGGATGTGTACGACCTACGTCGCCGCGCGGATCGCGGAGCGACTGCGCCGCGAGGGGTGTGCGGTCGAGCGGTGCCTGCTCGTGCGACTCAATCCCGCCGTCGAGTACAAGACGCGGGGGAACGCCGCGCTGGCGATCCATACCGACGCCGAGCCCGACCGGGCGTTCGACGTCGCACGCGAGCGCCTCGAGGCGCTGGCCGAAACCGCCGACGAGCGGACCCACCCGGGGCTGGTGGTCACCGACGAGGATCCCGCCACCGTCCCCGGCGAGGTGAGCGTGTTCACCCGGCGAGCCATCCGGGACCATCTCGAGATCTCGGAGGCCGTCGATCTCCTCGAGCGCCGCGGCTACCGCTCGTGGTCGGTCGGCGACGGCCGCGGCCGGATCGGTGCGCTGGCCGCCGTCGGCGCCTGGAACGCCCTCGAGGAGTGGACCCACGAGCACATCTCCTACCGCGAGTCCGACCGCTGGGGGACGCCCCGCGAGGTCGACCGCGAGAGCGTCTTCGTCGCCGCCGATCGCGGCTACCCCGAGGTCTGGGACACGGTCGACCGCGGCGAGAGCGAGACCGTCTGCGTCCCCCACACGCCCGGGCCGATCCTCCACGGGATCCGCGGCGACGACCCCGACGCCGTCCGCAACGTCGCCGACCGTATCGAGGGCGAATCCGTCGCCTCGAGCCAGCTGTTCGTCACGAATCAGGGAACGGACGTCCACCTGCGGGATGCGAAACTGGCGACCGTCGAGGACGACCGCGCCTACCGGACCGACGGCCGCGTCGCGAGCGAACCGGAGACGCGCCGCGGCGGGCACGTCTTCGTTACCCTCGAGGCCGTGGGCGATACCGCCACTCGAGGTGACGACCGCGAGCGCCTCGAGTGCACCGCCTTCGAGCCGACGAAACGGTTTCGCGACCGCGTCCGGGCACTCCGGGTCGGCGACCGACTCACCGTCTGCGGCGAGGTCTCGCGGGGAACGCTCAAACTCGAGAAGTTCGCGGTTCGGGACCTCGTGACGACCGAGCGCGTGACGCCGACCTGTCCGGACTGCGAGCGCCGGATGGAGAGCGCCGGCCGGAATCAGGGCTACCGCTGCCGGGACTGCGGGACGAGCGCCGACGGGAAAGCGGAGCGCCCGCTCGAGCGCGACCTCGAGGTCGGCTGGTACGAGGTGCCGCCGTGTGCGCGACGTCACATCGCGAAACCGCTGGTGCGCGGCGGGTTCGATGCGCCGACGCACCCCGAGCGGTAG
- a CDS encoding arsenic resistance protein — protein sequence MNVFERFQTLFVMAGIAVGLGAAQVSGVPALADRLIFPFLMVMLFAAFAGIPLEGLRRAFGNRRVVGSSLAVNFVWNPLLAVGLGAVFLADHPALWVGLLMLLVTPCTDWYLIFTDLANGDVPLATSLLPYNLVLQLVLLPVYLYAFAGTLVDLRLGILLEGIALVLVVPLVLAAVARYGLTTLKSRAWVTDVFLPKLGPVQIVFLSLAVAAMFASQGDLVLERPDVLALLALPVLAFYAINFSLGLVIGRLLDFSYREVACFNCTILSRNSPTALAIAVVAFPNEPLIALALVIGPLLELPLLSVVASLLRRLEARGWDRVGRPLG from the coding sequence GTGAACGTCTTCGAACGGTTCCAGACGTTGTTCGTGATGGCGGGGATCGCCGTGGGTCTCGGGGCCGCGCAGGTGTCCGGCGTGCCCGCCCTCGCCGACCGGCTCATCTTCCCGTTCCTGATGGTGATGCTGTTCGCCGCCTTCGCCGGCATCCCCCTCGAGGGGCTGCGGCGAGCGTTCGGGAACCGGCGAGTCGTCGGCTCGAGTCTCGCGGTGAACTTCGTCTGGAATCCGCTGCTGGCGGTGGGGCTCGGCGCCGTCTTCCTCGCCGATCACCCGGCGCTGTGGGTCGGGCTGCTCATGTTGCTCGTCACTCCCTGTACCGACTGGTACCTCATTTTCACCGATCTGGCCAACGGCGACGTTCCGCTGGCGACGTCCCTATTGCCGTACAACCTCGTGCTCCAGTTGGTCTTGCTCCCGGTCTACCTCTACGCCTTTGCGGGCACGCTCGTCGACCTCCGGTTGGGGATCCTCCTCGAGGGGATCGCGCTGGTGCTGGTCGTCCCGCTCGTCCTCGCCGCCGTCGCGCGATATGGCCTGACGACGCTGAAGAGCCGAGCGTGGGTGACCGACGTCTTCCTGCCGAAACTGGGCCCCGTCCAGATCGTCTTCCTCTCGCTCGCGGTCGCCGCGATGTTCGCCTCGCAGGGCGACCTCGTCCTCGAGCGCCCGGACGTGCTTGCTCTGCTCGCACTCCCCGTGCTCGCGTTCTACGCGATCAACTTCTCGCTCGGGCTCGTGATCGGCCGGCTGCTCGACTTCTCCTATCGCGAGGTCGCCTGCTTCAACTGTACGATCCTCTCGCGAAACTCGCCGACGGCGCTGGCCATCGCCGTCGTCGCCTTCCCGAACGAACCGCTGATCGCGCTCGCGCTGGTGATCGGTCCGCTGCTCGAGTTGCCGCTGCTATCGGTGGTCGCGAGTCTGCTGCGACGGCTCGAGGCCCGCGGCTGGGACCGCGTCGGTCGGCCGCTCGGGTAA
- a CDS encoding VNG_1110C family protein, with translation MPDAARLRDSTQIVLPRETLDAVEPSLSDEFTVTVVPEGDRQCRVIGSPVEIKAASEYLARRGVSMR, from the coding sequence ATGCCAGACGCGGCGCGGCTTCGCGACAGCACGCAGATCGTCCTCCCTCGGGAGACCCTCGACGCCGTCGAGCCATCGCTTTCCGACGAGTTTACCGTCACCGTCGTCCCGGAGGGAGACCGGCAGTGTCGCGTCATCGGAAGTCCCGTCGAGATCAAGGCCGCAAGCGAGTATCTCGCGCGCCGCGGTGTCAGTATGCGCTGA